CTAagtctttaattttaaattttgaacataaTTCTGCCTTTAATAAATCAGTTTGAACCTTATCATTACTGAAAACAATAAACTCATCAATATATAAAGCCACTACAACTACActcttatcaatttttttaatatagacacaTGACTCATAATCTGATTTATTAAATGCTAGGCTAACCAAAATTTCATTTACTTTTTGATACCAGGCTTGAGAAGACTGATTTAATCCATAAATGGCCTTTTTTAAATGACAAACTTTATTTTCATTACCTTTAAGAACATAACACTCTGGTTGACGCATGAACACTGTTTCTTGCAAGTCACCATTTAAAAAAGCTGTCTTCACGTCCAAGTGAATAACATCTAAATCTAACTTTACAGATAAGGCTAATAACAATCGTAAACTTGAATACCTTATTACAGGAGAAAACGTCTCCTCATAGTCCACACCTTTACGTTGAGTGTGCCCCTTAGCCACTAAACGAGCCCGATAACACACCTGATCATCACAATCAACTTTGGTTTTGAAAACCCACTTGCACTCAACCAAAGTTCCACTTTTTGGAGTATCGACCAACTCCCATGCCTCATTTTCTGCAAAAGATAGCATCTCTTTATCCATGGCCCTCTTCCATCTGGCCGAGTCTGGTCTGGATAGAGCTTCTGAAACACTGGATGAGATATCTTCCAGATCTACTTCCTGCTGCTTATGACATTGAAATGTCACATAGTCTTTGAAGACCTTAGGCTTCTTGGTTCTGTCGGATCGTCTTGATGTGCTTGGCATTTCTGGTGTGATCACTTTGTCTGGAACATACTCTGAGTCATTTGAATCATCTCCGAGGTCATCATCCAAAACATCATGGTATTCTTCCTCATCTGACAGTCTATCTGAGAATTTACCTTGGTCTGGATCCCCCACTTGAGGTAATACCTCTGTTACTGCAATATCATTGCTTGGTGATCCTAAGAAATCAAAGTTTTTCAGCAGCTTTGGTTTTTCATTAATGACCACATCCAACCAAGAACATCTTCTCTGCCTTTTTGTCAAACGTCTGCCTTTTTTCTTTGGGTATATGAACCATTGCCTCACTACCAAAGATTCGATCGAACATGACTCATGATGTGTTCCTTAAGTATGCAGCAGTATTGATGGCTTCAGCCCAAAACTGCTTAGGAAAATCTGCTTCGAATAGTAAGCACCTCGCCTTCTCCACCGTACGGTTCATTCTCTCCGAAGTACCATTCTGCTCTGGGGTGTATTATATAAACTTGCGTGCATAGAAATCGGCCCACTGTAAACTTTtgactttaactatatttttttcaagaaatattcatcagatcacaaaaaaaatatactgtttgaaagacaatttaatatgctttaatgTGATTATAAATTTATGAAAACTTATTTCGGCTTCCTATGTTTAACATAGCGAAATGAATTTATTAAGCAAattaagcttttttattattaacataaatagggctattgacaatttaaaacttaacacttaattttttaataatgggtaTGACCTCCTCTTGCCCTAATAACATCTCTCATACGATTAGGCATAGATCTAATCAAGTTTGCTATTGTTGCTTGCGGAATGTTAAGCCACTCTTCTTCTGCTGCAAGAATAAGCTCTGGGATCGAGTCTGGGGTATGAAGTCTAGCTCGAATTCTTCGTTTTAGCTCATCCCATAAATGTTCGATCGGATTTAGGTCAGGACTGTTTGCTGGCCAGTCTATAACTTGAAAACCGACTTCTGCAATGTAATCTTGCACGATTCTTGCGGTGTGTGCCCTTGCATTCTCATGCATAAAGATAAATTCGTCTCCAATGTAGTCGACGTAAGGTATCACATGAATTGCTAAAATCTCCTCGATATATCTGGCAGCCGTTAAACCTCTTCTTCCGTGAACACGGTCGTCCCTACGAATGAACTCAAGATCGGTTCGTGCTCCTATAGAAATTGCACCCCAGATCATGCAGGAACCACCCCCATAAGCAATCCGCTCTTTAAAGCAGCATTCTGCAAATCTCTCTCCTGGTCTCCGGTACACTTTCCTTCTTCGGTCGCTACCATAGAGGCATATTTTGGTCTCATCTGAGAACAGAACAGATCCCCATTGTTCCAACGTCTAATTCCGATGATCCTGTGCAAAACGCAGGCGTGCTTGCCGATGAGCTGGAGTAAGTTTTGGACCAATCGCAGGTGTTTTAGGGGTCAGGTTATTTTCCCGCAATCTTCGTCTCATTGTCCACTGACTAACAGCCACTCTTCGCACCTCACGGAGCTGTCGTTGCATCTGAACGGCATTAAGGTGACGATTTCTTAATGTTGTTGACACAATAAAGCGGTCATCACGAGCGATTGTAAATCGCCGTCTGCCTGTTCCAGGTCGCCTATGAAAGGATCCAGTCTCCCCATAACGTTGGCACACTCTTCGAACCGCTGCGCGTGTCATATCCAATTGTCTAGCAACAGCTCGCTGACTAAGTCCATTTTCGATTAGAGCAATAACTTGGGCGGCTTTTTGTGGTGTTGTATGCATTAAACTAACACACTTGAACACTGCTGAGATTATGAAAAACGAATAATATGCAAATTTCACTTGTAAAGGCAATACTTTTACAATTCTTTGTTATTTTCGTGACAATCACCACATAAACGCGTTTCATTTGTTTACCGGTTACTACGCATGTAAACGATAATCCTTCTTGATAAATTTATACTCAcattaaagcatattaaattgtctttcaaacagtatatttgtttttgtgatctgatgaatatttcttgaaaaaaatatagatatatatatatatatatatatatatatatatatatatatatatatatatatatatagtttgagtttagttcgcGTTTCATTTGTTTACCGGTTACTACGCATGTAAACGATAAGCCTTCTTGATAAATTTATACTCAcattaaagcatattaaattgtctttcaaacagtatatttgtttttgtgatctgatgaatatttcttgaaaaaaatatagttaaagtgggccgatttctatgcacgcaagtgtatatatatatatatatatatatatatatatatatatatatatatatatatatatatatatatatatatacattccactatcgttttaagctcttttcacgttgcagtcatttagcatcaccaagaaatgctatcattttctatttataagtcgtgtatgttcgtttagtgcacctttgtaggcttggcaccgttgtcggtttttcaataatccgatttttttataaattaaattttttacatcaaaccatcattttaacattgggaggtaaaattactgtatttggtatcattttaaagccaatagatgttgccagtgttaatacttaaataatatatgaaaacataaaaatatcgatcggttttgggtcaagttcaaatgcagacattgaaactacctgccgaccggctggggtcaaccaactagtttttttatatcaatgttcagttgttatatttattcaatttagatattttttccaagagagttgtgtagaggaatattttacatatttccaagctgtttaatcgaagctatcagtaaatagtttaagataaatattagatttttatgggattaggtcaaaaatattggttgtgattgggatgagaatcgaaaaacgttttttgtacaaaatgtgtatacacatttttacataatttgtacaataaacaaggttaaatattggaaatcgtatcgttaaatattagttaattaaaaatgtaattttgaaaaagacgtacagttgattttgctttgttttcttaaacaatcttaaaaggcaaaataaaaaattttgcttataaaacgttttgtatacattctaaagaaaaataatttaaataaaagttgtagaccataaaaagttttctatgtagagaaataccaaatttaaatacataaataattgagataattccaaaaaaccataaactctaagatattatatgtttgtagtaatttataaatgttaataactttgttttgtgactaacgacagataatatagctacttgaaatcatggcaattgatgagttattaaagtgtgctaaatatcaagcagatcaaaaaatattttacaatttattcaatttgtttaccacagaaagcaattatttaaacaactgtacttgtccaaactcgtatgactataagtattttgtaacttgcaatcgattatttgcgctttcagttttagggtatattaaaaaaacttttaacatattattaaattttttattaaaaaccagtttgaataggggacattttagtttttagaccacttaacgtttttttagtttctttgacaagtgaggattaggttatttcttcatatgggctatgaacaattgtctagtcaagtcaacactattatagttacctatacttttccagtagtcatgcagacggttcattttaattgtccccatatggaacttaagctcgagaaaagtcttaaattctgtttgtgttgtctctttccaaaacgcaatcctcgatttttctgaacgactttgtgcaagtattttgtcagtcacttccaccattcatttaatccacatcgtcctcgcccgatgcttctaacaatgattgtaattcagcagtggtcaatctacgtttatgttcacatctaccttttttagatgtcgaaggcatattatttacatccatttctttataaatactataactcacttttacggaggtaattaacaataaaaacgttctactggaaactatcaacttacgacttccaatactataaggccacttgagccacaatacgtttttactcaataatagttcctgtataagtaaaattgttttttaatgtgcttcattgaagcacactagatatatttcagttttgccatcacattcttcagagtatgttttaacttttttaactcttctatcggcctttctactagtcatgcttcttcttaaaactttgtaacatcttgtacactttcttctctttgtattatctacatcgctttgccttagatggtatttttgggtgtaactggtcatgagggttacaacatttctttatttgtaaacgccttcgcgaactccagtctgaactcaaggataggttgtcgctttttttacgttttctattatttggcaactaagcattgactactgcggtattaaatattaattccattgccactttccggtaccacttcagaattttgcgtattaggctttggtaagaagccacttgatcactaaaatcaacactctttttcaccaagttataatatTTGTGGAATATagaataatttgtggttttagtacttgtgtataatttttctttttatttgattaaaccaagatacaactattatgtttaaatgttgcaaggattaaaactggtcttttgtcgacccattttatcactcgtaaaatcaataatggggttaaatttcatcgagagtaactggttgcaacttttttaatcgagattttatttttacatgtttttagagtaaaacatctgtacatgaataattcgtttcttgaacaatgatttcaattcatcgaccaatattctaaaataaggtgttattacgtcgtccagaatattataaactggttctctttcataaagcattggaaatatggtttacactctatatttagaaaaatcttttactgcaactcttgttcgacctaaactaaattaatacacaaaacaaattaatctattttttttatagaaatgcagattcctgtcggatttttatcagtgcggcatgagtcactggtgtctcgtatatccggacctcttatcgcattacaaacataattcgtaattagcagtgcggtacaagatacatttatgtcgtataatctgaaagccgtaataagaccataagaccgtatgttataaattaatatattcctaaaagaattatcttgaaacatgaaataaatacactaaaaaagtgcaatattaagtgttatttaaaaaatggtatgtcattcacgacgggcgtacagttaaaaacaaaagttttcagtgttctattgcttgattattatcatctggtattctgaaaatgttgacattttttcctggtctaatcttcctcaactaacgtcatctttcttaatttgtgggttgtgttgttcaggtctcttttagtgtttttgttggtatccatactgaatgatcttctttagacaatgtactaatgtagtgttcaaatgtggcattgcgtgcgtcatgtagcgctgatcttaattgtctgattagtcgattatatttgtgttcgtcattaagatttcggcttcttggtcatctaactcttgctcttcatttttcgactattagttgtataatataattcggagtgttacttgtgttttcttgatttggaattgttaattgtgtagctccatatgaaatagtaaaagatgaaaacggcagcatattcatacATAAATAAAggtaacgcgataaagatatctgaaacaactgttttatgttataagagatgaaatagtccgaaattgccaggtgaacagggtactataaagaggaagtagaattagctatgaaacagcttaaatggggaaaagaagtaagcttagaccaaataccagcaggaattattcaactggggaaaaaattaaacagataacaatattcactccatttacagaaaagggggtgacccgcaaaaattttaagaacttctttaatagcctccagtcaacagtttcctaatcatgtttaaaaaacgtacggaatgcactgtatatactaacccaaaccgtcaacatacttgttgttgcagttatgtattacgatcaacttaaaggttatgcacgactccccttgcataggtacacaggcatgcacccgtgcgggagaaaaaagatttgtcataacgttacattatgttacattttaacgttgaatattttatggtcccctttggattataaaacgaatgatcgactttttctcgcacagatcccgcctatgtaactttacaaagcgagtcgtttgctgggtattaaagaaacgtctatggccatcatataatttgacgctatttcacgttctacgacgcattccacgtttgacacactgtcttgtttagttttctgtcattttatttgttaaatcctatctcattttcgtcacagcgtcaaggagcagtaaatgtgtgcagtgaacgggaggaatatgtttaacagtgaacgttggagatatttcgagtctttcatattttcttctttgagtgcctctcttatcggagattggatatcattagggcgattttaattttatttactgctgttttgaataattcactcatcactaactcattaggtggccaaagtgtttaagttttctcttttttatattcagtataacttctggatcgttatgtattctacgtattaccccttcatttgtaattttatccactcaacttatttttagtatacggcagtagcaccacatctcaaagctttcaagatttgtaacattcttctgtttaagagtccatgcctcaacaccgtaaagctaagtactgaatacatactaagtagttaactaaaagtggacgtatgcaaagagatgtatgacgtaatcgtacgGTATTTGATAAattctgtcacgtaatatgccacatacctctgtgcgtaaattcgttttattgctgccagtttaaggtgttattagatgcagccatgttgaatttctctccactatcgtattatcttcgttaaatcctatcattttaggctccatatatcctgattagacctataggacctgagatacgcaactaaggctcttttgacataacatatataggagcaaagatatatacctaaggtccttttgacgtgttgatgtatttgatttctacgtcgtagtattctattggttaaatgttaccatttgaggtactgtacgtcacgattggactaataggaccgcagatacataactaaggcccttttgataaactgatgtattttatttttctatcttattgtattcgattggttaaatcctatcatttgaggtactatacgtcacgattgggctaataaaaacgaagatacgtaactaaggcccttttaatattttgctgtatttgatttctatctcattgtattctattagttaaattctatcatttgaggtatcgtacgtcacgattggactaataggaccgaagatacataactaaggccattttgacatgctactttatttaatttttatacctcattgtattttatttgttaaatcctttcatttgaggtactgtacgtcatgattggactaatagaactaaagatacacaactaaggctcttttgacattgttctgtatttgatttttgtatcccattgtattctctatgttaaatcctatcattagaggtactatacgtcacgattggactaataggaccgaagtaATACtaatacgtgactacggcccttttgacatgttgctgtatttaatttttttatttcattgttttcaattcgttaaatcctgtcatttgagatactgtacgtcacgattggacttatagaaacgaagatatataattaaggcctttttgacatgctgctatatttgatttttctgtcttattgtattttattggttaaatcctatcatttgaggggctgtacgtcgcgactggatcaattggagcgaagataccataggtagttgcaatatatcatatcccgttacttttaaccaaccatgatgccagaatgatttgtggatgaaaagaatatatatatattcttaaatttactatttcattgtgggtaatattatatttaacagcgatgccaaatttctgatgctaaaatgattgataatgaaagtgggatatacattttcatgtatataatggcagcgagtaaacggtaaaaccctgaactaaatatatataatattttcactgtaccatcattttagactcaaacattttctggaataaactggtataactcagtaagggataaaaagagaaagcggatattttaaaatatcaacactctaatcaatgagatggttaaacttcttgtaacaagtacaggaaaaaagttattaaggtcttgtaaagtagcgtcgatatacagatgctactttgcaagtcgatgctaaattgatggtaaaagcataatgtatcgatgcgaaaatgatagtatgatgtatatatatatatatatatatatatatatatatatatatatatatatgtatatataggatatatatatatatatctatatatatatatatatatatatatatatatatatatatatatatatatatatatatatatatatatagtttgagtttagttcttgaaccttaatatatatttttttagtggattttcttgggcttaggttcataaaaaaatatttgatttgatattaagacattttcatatattttttcgacgtttcggcaggaaatccatacctttttcaagaagtaatattgactaaaaaaacattttatgacagacataatacggtttaaaagttaaacttttgacttaccaagcatgtaaaaattcggtactaacaagtagacgacacaattaaaataatattaaaaacataggacatacccactaagtcactacatataaaatgtattttaaatctaatgtgttgtttattgaagttagtttatcattaaaacaaccagttattttacCATCATGGGCGTTCTGATTACACCGGGCGtagactaaaaaaacattttgacaaactttaaaaacaaaaacatatacccttttgaaaacaaaacaatacaaaagaaaattgaaaagacaaaagcttttttaaacaaGGACCCCAATTTAGTTGTTCTGAAACCTGACAAAACTAACAAGACTGTTATTATGGAGTCCGAAGACTATGACAGTAAAATGGATTATCTATTGAATGACAATACAACATACCGTGAAATGAAAAATGATCCTACGAATATTTTCCAAGAAAGAAATAACGAATTAGTCACCAGATGGGAAAAAATGTGTTACATCTCACCAAACACTGCTAATTCCCTCAAGATACATAATGGTGTAATTCCAAAAATATACGGTCTACCCAAAACACATAAGGAGGGTGTGCCGCTGCGACCTATTGCGCCTCCttttaaaaacctttcaaaatatttgaagaacattatttccaacgtaataaataaaaatccacactatttaaaagacgctgatcacctgaaattaaaactcaaaaatatacatttacctccaaattagaaattagtttctctcgatgtggtatctttatacaccaatattccaatagctttagcaaaagacattattaaaaaaagtgaaaTGAAATCAAAGCGTTCACAGACATCCCTCTAGAAGAATTTCTGCTAGCAGTCGaaacaacattaaagtcaacctatttcctatataaaaacaaaatcttccaacaaacagatggatgtgctatggatgctagcatatccagtgccatcacttaattagttttagagcatctagaggaaattgttttaaataaaatagattttgatataccttttttccatcgctatatagatgactgcttgagcgcagcaccagaggataaaatggatattttactaaatgaattcaataactttcaccaaaaactaaaattcacattagaaattgaaaaaaatgatcaacttaattttctggacctgaccttacatagagaaaacagcactataactacttcatggtacaccaaaaaaacctggtcgtcgagatatctgaatttcaactctcatcatcccctgtctcaaaagaaatcattagttatcggactcgccgatagagctattagattatccgatcctatcaatagacctcaggccattaaaaaagcaaaaacggaactaacacttaattcatacccacaccaccttatcgacaacactttcaaatcgcgactgcataaattttacaataacaataataacaatgaaaccaacacggtaaagaaaaactatatgtctcttccctatataaaaggattatcagaacaaattacaaatcttctgtccaaacataatattacggttgctcataaagggcacaatcttttgaaaaagaattttacaagattaaaaacaaaaacccctctattaaaaagatcgcatgttgtatatgaaattccctgctcgaattgtgatggagtttatattggacaaacgagtcagctacttaactcaagaatacgttcccacaaatatgacaaaaaaaactcaaccgccctcacaaaacatgaaaatgaaaaaaaacataaattttattttgagaaaaccaagatcctaaaaagtgaacccaacagcAAGAAGAGAGAGCTtatagagtctatacaaataaaaaaaataataatgcaataaatgataaaaaagatgtcaaaaatttgaagaaaatatattttaacttaatttaaaaacacataaaaagacaatctcagaacgcctatgatgttaaaataactggttgtttaaacgataaactaagttcagtaaacaacacattagatttaaaatacattttacatgtagtgacttagtgggtatgtcctatgtttttaattaacttttaaaccgtattatgtctatcataaaatgtttttttagtcaatattacttcttgaaaaaggcatggatttcctgccgaaacgtcgaaaaaatatatgaaaatgtcttagtatcaaatcaaatttttttatgaacctaagcccaagaaaatccactaaatatatatatatatatatatatatatatatatatatatatatatatatatatatatatatatatatatatatatatatatatatatatatagtttaccCTTCCAACTTCCCTACGGCTACTCCAAATTTCTCTAATCTCAGTCGCCAAACTCCAAAACCCGGCGGCGGTGGGGTCCCACGCATTAGACGCGTCTGCCGGTGCGGGGACCCCGCCCTCGatcctgacacacacacacacacttttcGAGCCTTCCTCGACAGACTATCTAGGAGTAGCCGACTCACCCTATCCAACTTCCCGCCCCCTCACACCCCAACAGGAAGCTCGTAGCTCGGAAATTGTCGGCGAGGCACTGGTGGGGTCACTGACGCCAAATAGGTGACACCAATAAATACCACTAGAAGAGAAGACCAGCCCAACTGCATCTCAGCATGCATCACCGACTAGTCCTTATCCTCACGGAAGGATGAATGGCGAATTCCCGGCGCCAAAAAACGGGGACCTTTTGGCTATGGAATGGTAACCCAGACAGAGGAGTCCAGATGGAGAAAACCAGCTTTTAAAAAAATCCGCAATTCAAGCTGGAAGACATCGCGGCGAAGGATGAATGGCCATGCGTAGTTGGTCGAGAGCGATTCCTGTAAGGAACCAGGCGACACCTCACAGTAATTAGCCTTACTCGGGCATGCGGGGCTCTGCTCGAGTGGACTGCaattccctagctactcgtgggaacaaTATGGAAAATAATATGGAAACCAATATTCCCGAACAACCCGTAGTAGAAAGCCCTGAAGGCACTACTATACAGATAGCGAAGCCGACCAAAAGGAAGGCGGTCAGAGTCACCTCCCTAGAGGAGGTGGATCTAATGACAGACGAGGAGGTTATTAAGGCCAGGCTGGCCGGGGCCTCCAAGAAGAAAGTAAGGGATCT
The genomic region above belongs to Diabrotica undecimpunctata isolate CICGRU chromosome 8, icDiaUnde3, whole genome shotgun sequence and contains:
- the LOC140448922 gene encoding uncharacterized protein; the protein is MHTTPQKAAQVIALIENGLSQRAVARQLDMTRAAVRRVCQRYGETGSFHRRPGTGRRRFTIARDDRFIVSTTLRNRHLNAVQMQRQLREVRRVAVSQWTMRRRLRENNLTPKTPAIGPKLTPAHRQARLRFAQDHRN